A window from Nitrospira sp. ND1 encodes these proteins:
- the argF gene encoding ornithine carbamoyltransferase: MSRRPHRSSSRAGLGKDFLELLSIPVAELTGLLRLAAQLKVKQRRGVSHPLLQGRMLGLLFQKPSTRTRVSFEAGMNQLGGQAMVLPMGDIQLSRGESVADTAHVLSRYLDAIVLRTFDHAIAEEWAREASIPVINGLTDLNHPCQALSDLLTIQEKKRRLKGIKIAYVGDGNNVTNSLIEAAAKMGMTIAVGCPLGYQPDRGIVDRAREEARQTGAVIEIGADPFVAVKDADVVYTDVWISMGQEREQAKRLKILAPYQLNARLLKCAKPDALVMHCLPAHRGEEISAEVLDGPQSVVFDQAENRLHMQKAILVRLLGKKPVRST; this comes from the coding sequence ATGTCGCGGCGTCCGCATCGGTCATCCTCCCGGGCCGGTCTCGGGAAAGATTTTCTGGAACTGCTCTCGATCCCCGTCGCAGAGCTCACGGGGTTGTTGCGCCTGGCTGCGCAACTGAAAGTGAAGCAGCGTCGCGGGGTGTCCCATCCTCTGCTGCAGGGCCGCATGTTGGGCCTGCTGTTTCAGAAGCCTTCGACCCGGACGCGGGTGTCGTTCGAGGCCGGGATGAATCAGCTCGGTGGGCAGGCGATGGTGTTGCCCATGGGCGATATCCAGTTGTCGCGCGGCGAGAGTGTCGCCGACACGGCGCATGTCCTGTCTCGGTATCTGGATGCAATTGTCCTGCGCACCTTTGATCACGCGATTGCCGAAGAATGGGCCCGCGAGGCGAGCATTCCCGTCATCAACGGGCTGACCGACTTGAATCACCCCTGCCAGGCCCTGTCCGACCTGTTGACCATTCAGGAAAAGAAACGGCGGCTGAAAGGCATCAAGATCGCGTATGTCGGCGACGGCAACAACGTGACGAATTCTCTGATCGAGGCGGCGGCGAAGATGGGGATGACGATCGCCGTCGGTTGCCCGCTCGGATATCAGCCGGATCGGGGCATTGTGGATCGAGCCCGGGAGGAAGCCCGGCAGACCGGTGCGGTGATTGAAATCGGCGCCGATCCGTTTGTGGCCGTGAAAGATGCGGATGTGGTGTATACCGACGTCTGGATCAGCATGGGGCAGGAGCGGGAGCAAGCCAAGCGTCTCAAGATCCTGGCGCCCTATCAGCTCAATGCGCGACTATTGAAATGCGCGAAGCCGGATGCGCTGGTCATGCATTGTCTGCCGGCTCATCGCGGTGAGGAAATCAGTGCCGAGGTGTTGGATGGACCGCAGTCGGTGGTGTTCGATCAAGCCGAGAACCGATTGCACATGCAGAAGGCCATTCTGGTCAGGCTCCTCGGAAAGAAACCTGTACGGAGCACGTAA
- a CDS encoding ATP-grasp domain-containing protein, whose amino-acid sequence MRRLRVLVLMHKDLVPPDQLNGQDLEGAAWKTEYDVVSTLRKLGHDVQPLGVKSDLEVIRAAVEDWKPHIAFNLLEEFDGRAVYDQNVVSYLELMRIPYTGCNPRGLMLARDKALAKQVMSYHRIPYPEFMVVPLHRMVRRPKYLPFPLIVKSISEEASLGISQASIVDDDEKLRERVAFIHDNVGTGALIERYIEGRELYVGVMGNAHLQVFPVWELVMDKMPDEARRIATERVKWSRKYQDKYGICSCEARNLPDGVVDHIQHLAKRVYRALGLSGYARIDMRMDKDGNVYVLEANPNPQIATGEDFADSAEKADLAYKDLLQELLHVGLRWRPAQAA is encoded by the coding sequence ATGAGACGATTGCGCGTGCTTGTTTTGATGCACAAGGATCTTGTGCCTCCCGATCAACTGAACGGGCAGGACCTTGAAGGCGCGGCCTGGAAGACTGAGTACGATGTGGTCTCCACCCTCCGGAAACTCGGCCATGATGTCCAGCCGCTCGGGGTCAAGAGCGATCTGGAAGTGATTCGTGCGGCCGTCGAGGATTGGAAGCCCCACATTGCGTTCAATTTACTGGAGGAGTTCGACGGGCGGGCGGTCTACGACCAGAACGTGGTGTCCTATCTCGAATTGATGCGCATTCCCTACACCGGCTGCAATCCACGCGGCCTCATGCTTGCGCGCGACAAGGCGCTGGCGAAGCAGGTGATGTCGTACCATCGTATTCCATACCCTGAATTCATGGTCGTGCCCCTGCATCGCATGGTGCGGCGACCCAAATACCTGCCCTTCCCATTGATCGTGAAGTCGATCAGCGAAGAGGCATCGCTGGGGATTTCGCAGGCCTCGATTGTCGATGACGATGAGAAGTTGCGGGAACGGGTGGCATTCATCCACGACAATGTCGGCACTGGAGCCCTCATCGAGCGGTACATCGAAGGACGCGAGCTCTATGTCGGGGTGATGGGCAATGCGCACCTGCAAGTGTTTCCGGTCTGGGAACTCGTGATGGACAAGATGCCGGATGAGGCCCGCCGCATCGCGACGGAGCGAGTGAAGTGGAGCCGCAAGTACCAGGACAAGTACGGCATCTGCTCGTGCGAAGCGAGGAACCTCCCGGACGGAGTCGTCGACCATATTCAGCACCTGGCCAAGCGCGTCTATCGTGCATTGGGGCTGAGTGGTTACGCTCGCATCGATATGCGGATGGACAAAGACGGTAACGTCTACGTGCTCGAAGCGAATCCCAATCCTCAGATCGCCACCGGCGAAGATTTTGCCGACTCGGCCGAAAAAGCTGACCTCGCCTACAAAGACCTGCTGCAGGAATTGTTGCATGTGGGGTTGCGGTGGCGCCCCGCCCAAGCCGCTTGA
- the argH gene encoding argininosuccinate lyase — MAKSQSAGARARKSVTAPQRSRRALPKGKAWGGRFAEQTDRLVEQFTSSLACDRRLYPYDIQGSIAHCRTLERAGVLTARESAQLVRGLQFVKVELDGGRFPFSPQDEDIHMAIERRLTELIGPLGGKLHTGRSRNDQVALDLRLFLRDVLSTLMGQLQEFRRVLVGQARAHLDVVMPGYTHLQRAQPVLLAHHFLAYVEMFDRDRGRLHDCRQRLDVMPLGSGALAGSNYPVDRRYTAALLEFPAVTQNSLDAVSDRDAVVETLSALSLIMMHLSRLSEELILWASQEFRYVDLPDTFCTGSSMMPQKKNPDVPELVRGKTGRVYGHLMGTLTLLKGLPLSYNRDLQEDKEALFDAVDTTGQSLALCTELMRRLVVNKTVLAEAAEGGGMLATELADYLVTKGVPFREAHSITGQIVRFSLEQQRPLQQLTLKDLRGFSAHFGEDVLSCLTVRGAIDRKGQIGGTARRRVEARIKELEKALKG, encoded by the coding sequence ATGGCGAAGTCCCAATCTGCCGGCGCGCGTGCCCGCAAATCTGTCACTGCTCCGCAACGGTCCCGTCGTGCCTTGCCCAAAGGCAAGGCCTGGGGCGGCCGGTTTGCCGAACAAACCGATCGGTTGGTGGAGCAGTTCACCTCCTCCCTGGCCTGTGATCGTCGGCTCTATCCCTACGACATTCAAGGCAGCATCGCCCATTGCAGGACGCTCGAGCGCGCGGGGGTGCTCACTGCCCGTGAGTCGGCGCAGCTCGTGCGGGGACTGCAATTCGTCAAGGTGGAGTTGGATGGCGGGCGGTTTCCCTTCTCGCCGCAGGACGAAGATATCCATATGGCGATCGAGCGCCGCTTGACTGAGTTGATCGGCCCGCTGGGTGGAAAGCTGCACACGGGTCGAAGCCGCAACGATCAGGTGGCTCTGGATCTGCGTCTATTTTTGCGCGATGTGCTTTCGACGCTGATGGGTCAATTGCAGGAATTCCGTCGAGTCCTCGTGGGGCAGGCCCGGGCGCATCTGGATGTCGTCATGCCCGGGTATACACATTTGCAGCGTGCTCAGCCGGTGCTGCTGGCGCATCATTTCCTGGCCTATGTAGAAATGTTCGATCGTGACCGGGGTCGGCTTCACGACTGTCGGCAACGGCTCGATGTGATGCCGCTGGGGTCGGGGGCGTTGGCGGGATCGAACTACCCGGTCGACCGTCGATATACAGCTGCACTGCTGGAATTCCCTGCGGTGACGCAGAATAGCCTCGATGCCGTCTCGGATCGTGACGCGGTGGTGGAGACACTCAGTGCCTTGTCGCTGATTATGATGCACCTCTCACGCTTGAGCGAAGAATTGATTCTCTGGGCGTCGCAGGAATTTCGTTACGTGGATCTGCCCGATACCTTCTGCACCGGCAGCAGTATGATGCCGCAAAAGAAGAATCCGGACGTGCCGGAGTTGGTGCGTGGGAAAACGGGTCGAGTCTATGGACACTTGATGGGTACCCTGACGCTGCTGAAGGGATTGCCACTGAGTTACAATCGCGATCTTCAGGAAGATAAAGAAGCGTTGTTCGACGCGGTGGATACGACGGGGCAATCGTTGGCGCTTTGCACGGAGTTGATGCGGAGGCTGGTGGTCAATAAGACCGTCCTGGCTGAAGCGGCCGAAGGTGGCGGAATGCTGGCGACGGAGTTGGCGGACTACCTGGTGACGAAGGGGGTCCCGTTCCGGGAGGCCCATTCCATTACCGGCCAGATTGTGCGATTCTCACTCGAGCAGCAGCGGCCCCTTCAGCAGTTGACCTTGAAAGACTTGCGAGGTTTCTCCGCCCATTTCGGTGAGGACGTCCTGAGTTGCCTCACCGTGCGGGGCGCCATCGACCGGAAAGGTCAGATCGGCGGCACGGCGAGACGGCGTGTGGAGGCACGGATCAAGGAGCTTGAGAAGGCGTTGAAGGGATGA
- a CDS encoding acetylornithine transaminase: MPTGELRLNAEQYLMNTYTRQPISIVRGRGSKVYDLEGREYIDFVAGIAVNLLGHGHPDLVLAIQKQVQHLIHTSNLYYTEPQVRLAQTLVEHSFAQKVFFCNSGAEANEAAIKLARKYSYDKYGADRYEIVTMTNSFHGRTMATLTATGQEKVQKGFAPLMPGFSHVTFNDLSEVERAITSKTAAVLLEPIQAEGGVHVADRGYMQGLRDLCRERDVLLIFDEVQTGMGRTGTLFCYEQFGMQPDIMTLAKGLGGGVPIGACLATDTVAQAFSPGTHASTFGGNPLACAAALAVLRVLLEGKILDQGRRMGETLAKGLAVLKDRHRCVKDVRGLGLLQGVELDIDGKAVVADCLARGLLINCTGDRVLRFVPPLIITEREIDRLLVALAQVLSQRTTSSHH, translated from the coding sequence ATGCCGACGGGTGAGTTGCGTCTCAATGCCGAACAGTACTTGATGAACACCTATACGCGCCAGCCGATTTCGATCGTGCGGGGACGTGGCTCGAAGGTCTACGACCTGGAAGGCCGGGAGTACATCGACTTTGTGGCCGGCATTGCGGTCAATCTCCTCGGTCATGGACATCCGGACCTGGTGCTGGCGATTCAAAAACAGGTGCAGCACCTGATCCACACATCGAACCTTTATTATACCGAGCCGCAGGTGCGGCTTGCTCAGACCCTGGTCGAACATTCGTTTGCGCAGAAAGTCTTCTTCTGTAACAGCGGCGCGGAAGCGAACGAAGCGGCGATCAAGTTGGCCCGAAAGTATTCGTACGATAAGTACGGAGCAGACCGCTACGAGATCGTCACGATGACGAACTCCTTTCACGGGCGCACCATGGCCACCTTGACCGCCACCGGTCAGGAGAAGGTGCAGAAGGGATTCGCTCCGCTCATGCCGGGGTTTTCGCATGTGACGTTCAACGATCTCTCGGAAGTCGAGCGCGCGATCACATCGAAAACCGCCGCCGTCCTGTTGGAGCCCATTCAGGCTGAAGGCGGAGTGCATGTGGCCGATCGGGGCTATATGCAGGGCTTGCGCGACCTCTGCCGGGAGCGCGATGTGTTGCTGATTTTCGATGAAGTGCAAACCGGCATGGGGCGCACGGGCACGCTTTTTTGCTACGAGCAGTTCGGTATGCAGCCGGACATCATGACCCTGGCGAAGGGGCTGGGCGGTGGTGTCCCGATCGGGGCCTGTCTAGCGACGGACACTGTGGCGCAGGCCTTCTCTCCTGGAACCCACGCCTCGACCTTTGGCGGTAATCCTCTGGCCTGTGCGGCCGCGCTGGCGGTATTGCGAGTGCTGCTGGAAGGGAAGATTCTGGACCAGGGACGGCGCATGGGTGAGACGTTGGCCAAAGGGTTGGCTGTTCTGAAGGACCGGCATCGTTGCGTGAAGGACGTGCGCGGACTTGGTCTGTTGCAAGGCGTGGAATTGGATATCGATGGGAAAGCTGTTGTCGCCGATTGCCTGGCGCGCGGATTGTTGATCAATTGCACCGGCGATCGGGTTCTGCGCTTCGTTCCCCCACTCATCATCACGGAGCGCGAGATCGATCGCTTGCTGGTCGCGCTTGCGCAGGTGTTGAGTCAGCGAACTACATCAAGCCACCATTAA
- the dapB gene encoding 4-hydroxy-tetrahydrodipicolinate reductase — translation MIKVVITGAAGRMGSRLVSLVKDSAFLTLAGAVEGKGHHAVGEDSGEVAGCGRTGVPIVDDLSSLMERGEVVVDFTTPAATLGHLKIVAQHRRGIVVGTTGFSSSELDELRSVSKQIPCVFSPNMSVGVNVIYKVIAEMAKTLGEDYDIEVIEAHHRLKKDAPSGTALKMAEVLARAVNRDLGQVGVYARKGLIGERKRGEIGIQTIRAGDIVGDHTVIFGTMGERIELTHRASSRDTFARGALRAARWVVKQPPGLYDMLDVLSLK, via the coding sequence ATGATCAAGGTTGTTATTACTGGTGCTGCGGGACGGATGGGTTCTCGCCTCGTGTCCTTGGTAAAAGATTCTGCATTCTTGACCCTTGCAGGAGCTGTGGAGGGCAAGGGGCATCATGCTGTGGGGGAAGACTCCGGTGAAGTGGCTGGTTGTGGGCGAACAGGTGTGCCGATCGTCGACGATCTTTCCAGTTTGATGGAGCGTGGGGAGGTCGTGGTGGATTTTACAACGCCTGCGGCAACTCTTGGGCATTTGAAGATTGTGGCGCAGCACCGACGTGGCATTGTGGTTGGGACAACCGGGTTTTCATCGTCAGAGTTAGATGAGCTCCGAAGTGTGAGTAAGCAGATCCCTTGCGTGTTTTCCCCCAATATGAGTGTGGGGGTTAATGTGATTTACAAGGTGATCGCCGAAATGGCCAAGACCCTCGGGGAGGACTACGATATTGAAGTGATCGAAGCCCATCACCGCCTGAAGAAGGATGCACCGAGTGGTACTGCACTCAAAATGGCGGAGGTCTTGGCTCGCGCAGTCAATCGAGACCTTGGTCAAGTCGGCGTTTATGCGCGAAAAGGACTTATCGGTGAGCGGAAGAGGGGCGAAATCGGAATTCAGACCATTCGAGCCGGAGACATCGTCGGAGACCATACCGTGATATTTGGAACGATGGGCGAACGAATTGAGCTCACTCATCGTGCGAGTAGCCGGGACACATTTGCCAGAGGAGCCCTCCGTGCCGCCCGCTGGGTTGTGAAGCAGCCACCCGGTCTCTATGACATGCTGGATGTATTGAGCCTCAAGTAA
- a CDS encoding 2,3-diphosphoglycerate-dependent phosphoglycerate mutase → MSKLVLIRHGESQWNLENRFTGWVDVPLSPKGIEEAKAAGKKLAGFTFDRAFSSVLARANETLRLVLEGIGQTGIPIEKDKALNERMYGELQGLNKAETAKKFGDEQVKIWRRSYDVRPPGGESLKDTAERVLPYYDSRIKPYVLKGETILIAAHGNSLRALVMQLEQLTREQVLELNIPTGAPLLYELDNNGKVLSHRYL, encoded by the coding sequence ATGAGCAAATTGGTTCTCATTCGTCATGGCGAGTCGCAGTGGAATCTTGAAAACCGCTTCACCGGCTGGGTGGATGTCCCCCTCTCCCCGAAAGGTATCGAAGAGGCGAAGGCGGCAGGAAAAAAACTGGCGGGGTTCACATTCGATCGCGCCTTTTCGTCCGTGCTGGCCCGTGCCAACGAAACGTTGCGCCTCGTCCTCGAAGGGATCGGACAGACCGGGATTCCCATAGAAAAAGACAAGGCGCTGAACGAGCGCATGTACGGAGAGCTGCAGGGGCTCAACAAAGCCGAAACGGCCAAGAAGTTCGGGGATGAGCAGGTGAAAATCTGGCGCCGGAGCTACGATGTACGGCCACCGGGCGGAGAAAGCTTGAAAGACACAGCGGAGCGGGTGCTCCCCTACTACGACAGCCGCATCAAGCCCTACGTGCTCAAAGGAGAAACGATCCTCATCGCCGCCCATGGAAACAGCCTGCGAGCGCTGGTGATGCAGCTCGAGCAGCTGACCCGGGAGCAGGTCCTGGAACTCAACATTCCAACCGGAGCCCCGCTGCTCTATGAGCTCGACAACAACGGGAAGGTGCTGTCACACCGGTATCTCTAA
- a CDS encoding outer membrane beta-barrel protein, with the protein MRPVRALFIGLAFLGILWAAPTTAAEVQEPRWGFSTDLGLWSGTTNDTTFALGFGLDYYMDQNFSFGGMALFTPVGDLTQIGIAGVAKYHLRLNSGFNLVPFAGLGILHADLNRGSGATKVDRNDTSHFIPLGMSLEYQVGPKIAFSTTLMVNLHHITLSPPVANDNTSVALLFGIRWGP; encoded by the coding sequence ATGCGACCTGTTCGAGCACTGTTCATCGGCCTCGCCTTCCTCGGCATCCTCTGGGCTGCACCGACCACAGCAGCAGAGGTGCAGGAGCCACGCTGGGGCTTCAGCACCGATCTTGGCCTCTGGAGCGGCACCACCAACGACACCACCTTCGCACTCGGCTTCGGGCTCGATTACTACATGGACCAGAACTTTTCGTTCGGCGGGATGGCGCTCTTCACGCCGGTCGGGGACCTGACACAGATCGGCATCGCGGGAGTCGCGAAGTATCATCTTCGCCTGAATAGCGGATTCAATCTGGTGCCGTTCGCCGGACTAGGCATTCTCCACGCGGACCTCAACCGAGGCAGCGGCGCCACCAAAGTTGATCGCAACGACACCAGCCACTTTATTCCCCTCGGCATGTCGCTGGAATATCAGGTCGGTCCCAAAATCGCCTTCTCGACCACCCTCATGGTAAACCTGCACCACATCACCCTCTCGCCACCCGTCGCCAACGACAACACCAGCGTGGCACTCCTCTTCGGTATCCGCTGGGGGCCGTAA
- the lysA gene encoding diaminopimelate decarboxylase, translating into MNDFQYREGELYCEDVPLSRIAKEVGTPCYVYSHHTLVRHFRVYDSAFQNIPHIVAFAMKANSNLAVLRLMAKEGSGVDIVSGGELFRALKAGVSPAKIVFAGVGKKAEEIRDALKADILMFNVESSAELQAINDVAASMGVKARVALRINPDIDPKTHPYISTGLKKSKFGIAADRAIEEFKAAATFSHIEVVGLHAHIGSQLTQVAPFVESLKKVLAMVQTLAEQGIPIRYLNIGGGLGITYSDETPPEPKDLAAAIFPLVRDLKCILIMEPGRVIVGNAGVLLTKVLYTKDGETKRFLIVDAAMNDLIRPSLYDAHHDIRPVYENVARAAKQTVDVVGPVCESGDFLAKDRVMPEMNAGDLMAVMSAGAYGFVMSSNYNSRPRVPEVLVHEGQIHIIRARESYDDLVHGEQIPAFLS; encoded by the coding sequence ATGAATGACTTTCAGTATCGGGAAGGTGAGCTCTATTGCGAGGATGTGCCGCTCTCGCGCATTGCAAAAGAGGTGGGGACCCCTTGTTACGTGTATAGCCACCACACACTCGTCCGGCACTTCCGTGTCTACGATAGTGCCTTTCAGAACATTCCTCACATTGTCGCCTTTGCCATGAAGGCCAATTCCAATTTGGCGGTGCTTCGTCTGATGGCCAAGGAAGGGAGTGGCGTCGATATCGTGTCGGGCGGAGAACTATTTCGTGCGCTGAAAGCAGGGGTGTCTCCCGCCAAGATCGTGTTCGCCGGCGTTGGGAAAAAAGCGGAGGAAATCCGCGACGCCTTGAAGGCGGATATTCTCATGTTCAATGTGGAATCGTCTGCGGAGCTGCAGGCCATCAATGATGTCGCGGCGTCCATGGGCGTCAAGGCGCGCGTGGCGTTGCGCATCAATCCGGACATCGATCCCAAAACGCATCCCTATATTTCCACGGGTTTGAAGAAGAGCAAATTCGGGATCGCGGCGGATCGTGCCATCGAAGAGTTCAAGGCAGCCGCAACGTTCAGCCACATCGAGGTGGTGGGTTTGCACGCACATATCGGGTCGCAATTGACGCAAGTGGCCCCCTTCGTCGAGTCGCTGAAGAAAGTGTTGGCGATGGTGCAGACCCTGGCCGAGCAGGGAATTCCTATTCGTTATCTGAACATCGGCGGTGGCCTGGGGATTACGTATTCAGATGAAACCCCTCCGGAACCGAAAGATTTGGCGGCGGCGATTTTCCCGCTTGTGCGTGACCTGAAGTGTATCCTGATCATGGAGCCTGGTCGCGTGATTGTCGGGAATGCCGGCGTGTTGCTCACGAAGGTGTTGTACACGAAGGACGGCGAAACCAAACGGTTTCTGATCGTGGATGCGGCGATGAACGACCTGATTCGCCCCAGCCTGTACGATGCACATCATGATATAAGGCCGGTCTATGAAAACGTCGCGCGTGCGGCGAAGCAGACTGTGGATGTGGTCGGGCCCGTGTGCGAGTCCGGCGATTTTTTGGCGAAAGATCGGGTGATGCCGGAAATGAATGCCGGAGATCTCATGGCCGTGATGAGTGCGGGCGCCTATGGGTTTGTCATGTCCTCGAATTATAATTCGCGACCTCGTGTGCCGGAGGTGCTGGTTCATGAGGGACAGATCCATATAATTCGAGCGCGAGAGAGTTACGACGACCTGGTGCATGGCGAGCAGATACCGGCGTTTCTTTCCTAG
- a CDS encoding zinc-ribbon domain-containing protein, with protein MKSCSQCRQENRDDARFCHQCGGAFAVESQETVVEADSAPSPQTDAELWKAFIGPNADRYLETFKKFTGPSGPKFALTWHWPAFVFEPFLWFLYRKMYVYALIYAIGPAMAFYITQDLSADLIWRVIAGASANYIYFWHAKEQLAKIKGERATGGEARQQMLGELGGVQPYVVWVGVGLLVLKIGLVVAMFKDGPPDGSKNPPAKPHPASVTHV; from the coding sequence ATGAAATCCTGTTCACAATGCCGACAAGAAAACCGGGACGATGCCCGCTTTTGCCACCAATGCGGCGGCGCCTTCGCCGTTGAAAGCCAGGAAACTGTGGTGGAGGCGGACTCGGCACCTTCGCCGCAGACGGATGCAGAGCTCTGGAAAGCCTTCATCGGCCCCAATGCCGACCGCTACCTGGAGACCTTCAAGAAATTCACGGGGCCGTCCGGGCCCAAATTCGCCTTGACCTGGCACTGGCCAGCCTTCGTCTTTGAGCCCTTCCTCTGGTTTCTCTACCGGAAGATGTACGTCTACGCGCTGATCTATGCCATCGGCCCGGCGATGGCGTTCTATATCACCCAGGACCTCTCCGCCGACCTCATCTGGCGTGTCATTGCAGGCGCCAGCGCCAACTATATCTATTTCTGGCATGCCAAGGAACAGCTCGCCAAGATCAAAGGCGAACGGGCCACGGGTGGAGAAGCCAGACAGCAGATGTTGGGAGAATTAGGCGGCGTGCAGCCGTACGTCGTGTGGGTCGGCGTCGGCCTCCTGGTCCTGAAGATCGGCCTGGTCGTCGCCATGTTCAAGGACGGACCGCCTGACGGGTCGAAGAATCCTCCCGCCAAACCCCACCCCGCCAGCGTCACGCACGTCTAG
- the dapA gene encoding 4-hydroxy-tetrahydrodipicolinate synthase, with product MFTGSLVAIVTPFKNGKLDEKSLGDLIEWQITSGTQGIVPCGTTGESATLTHAEHDRVVAFTVEVARRRVPVIAGTGSNSTQEAIALTKHAKAAGADGALLITPYYNKPTQEGLFLHYKAVAEAVDLPLVLYNIPGRTGVNMMPSTISRLTVCPTIVAIKEGSGSVQQASEIIQLCGERLTVLAGDDALTLPMMAVGGKGVITVTANLVPSDMAELVNAFLAGRVDDARAMHYRLYPLFTALFYETNPIPVKEALHMMGKIDREMRLPLCPMGTDNREKLLHVMKEAGLV from the coding sequence ATGTTCACAGGATCTCTGGTCGCCATTGTGACGCCGTTTAAGAACGGTAAGCTCGATGAAAAGTCCCTCGGGGACCTCATCGAATGGCAGATTACCAGCGGTACGCAAGGGATTGTCCCCTGCGGCACTACCGGCGAGTCTGCCACGTTGACACATGCCGAGCACGATCGTGTGGTGGCGTTTACGGTCGAAGTTGCCAGACGACGAGTCCCGGTGATCGCGGGAACGGGATCAAATAGCACTCAGGAAGCGATTGCTCTGACCAAGCACGCGAAAGCGGCGGGGGCCGATGGCGCACTGCTGATCACGCCTTATTACAATAAGCCTACGCAGGAAGGGCTGTTTCTGCACTACAAGGCGGTCGCGGAGGCAGTCGATTTACCCCTTGTTCTCTATAACATTCCTGGGCGAACCGGCGTAAATATGATGCCAAGCACCATCTCACGATTGACGGTGTGCCCAACGATTGTTGCCATTAAAGAAGGAAGCGGCTCGGTTCAGCAGGCATCCGAAATCATACAGCTTTGCGGGGAGCGTCTGACCGTGCTGGCGGGAGATGACGCGTTGACCCTGCCGATGATGGCAGTGGGTGGCAAGGGAGTGATCACGGTGACGGCCAATCTGGTGCCCAGTGATATGGCCGAGTTGGTCAATGCATTTTTAGCCGGTCGAGTTGATGATGCGCGGGCGATGCACTACCGGCTCTATCCGCTGTTTACGGCCCTCTTTTATGAAACCAACCCCATTCCTGTGAAAGAAGCGCTGCATATGATGGGCAAGATCGACCGTGAGATGCGGCTGCCGCTGTGCCCGATGGGAACCGACAATAGAGAAAAACTTCTGCATGTGATGAAAGAGGCCGGGCTGGTGTAG
- a CDS encoding argininosuccinate synthase yields the protein MSRSSYKKVVLAYSGGLDTSVILKWLEEVYGCEVIAFCADLGQGEDLKAIKKKAQSLGVKKVYVEDLREVFVKDHVFPMLRGNAIYEGSYLLGTSIARPLIARRQIEIAADEGAEAVCHGATGKGNDQVRFELTYMALHPQIKIIAPWREWTMRSRRELIEYAEKHGIPVTATKAKPYSMDMNLFHTSYEGGILEDPWKAPPEEIFVMSVSPERAPNKAREVEIDYVAGNPVAVDGKKMSPAALLAHLNKLGGEHGVGRVDLVENRYVGMKSRGVYETPGGTILHAAHRGLESLTMDREVLHLRDSLIPRYAELIYYGYWYAPEREMLQVALDEAQKDVTGTVRVKLYKGTCTVVGRKSPRSLYRLDMATFEEDDVYRQKDAEGFIRLSALRLAIRAQRKKRSTR from the coding sequence ATGAGTCGGTCATCGTACAAAAAAGTGGTATTGGCCTATTCGGGGGGCCTGGACACGTCGGTGATTCTGAAGTGGCTGGAAGAGGTCTATGGCTGCGAAGTCATCGCGTTTTGTGCCGACCTGGGGCAGGGCGAAGATCTGAAGGCCATCAAAAAGAAGGCGCAGTCCCTGGGCGTGAAGAAAGTCTACGTGGAGGATCTCCGCGAGGTGTTCGTCAAGGACCATGTGTTCCCAATGTTGCGCGGGAATGCGATCTATGAAGGTAGCTACCTGCTGGGCACCTCGATCGCCCGTCCCTTGATTGCGCGGCGCCAAATTGAAATTGCGGCCGATGAAGGCGCCGAGGCGGTCTGTCACGGCGCGACCGGCAAGGGTAACGATCAGGTCCGCTTCGAATTGACCTATATGGCGTTGCATCCGCAGATCAAGATCATTGCGCCCTGGCGGGAATGGACCATGCGCTCGCGGCGTGAGTTGATCGAGTACGCGGAGAAGCACGGCATTCCGGTCACGGCCACTAAGGCGAAACCCTACAGCATGGACATGAACCTGTTCCACACGAGTTATGAGGGCGGCATTTTGGAGGATCCCTGGAAGGCCCCCCCTGAAGAGATTTTCGTGATGTCGGTCTCGCCGGAGCGGGCGCCGAACAAGGCCCGAGAAGTCGAGATCGACTATGTGGCGGGCAATCCGGTGGCGGTGGACGGCAAGAAGATGAGCCCGGCCGCCTTGCTGGCCCATCTCAATAAATTGGGCGGCGAGCATGGTGTCGGTCGCGTCGATCTCGTCGAAAACCGCTATGTCGGGATGAAATCACGCGGAGTGTACGAAACGCCCGGAGGCACGATTCTGCATGCGGCCCATCGAGGCCTGGAGTCACTCACGATGGACCGGGAAGTGCTGCATCTGCGGGATAGTCTGATCCCCCGCTATGCCGAGCTCATTTACTACGGATATTGGTATGCTCCGGAGCGGGAAATGCTCCAGGTCGCGCTCGACGAAGCTCAGAAGGATGTTACGGGCACCGTTCGAGTGAAGCTCTACAAAGGGACCTGCACGGTGGTCGGGCGGAAGTCTCCGCGCTCGCTCTATCGGCTGGACATGGCGACGTTCGAAGAAGACGACGTGTATCGTCAGAAGGATGCGGAAGGGTTTATTCGTCTGAGCGCGCTCCGGTTGGCGATTCGGGCCCAGCGCAAGAAGAGGTCGACGCGGTAA